A single Cannabis sativa cultivar Pink pepper isolate KNU-18-1 chromosome 7, ASM2916894v1, whole genome shotgun sequence DNA region contains:
- the LOC115697072 gene encoding transcription factor TCP2, with protein sequence MEVEEIQAQALKYSRINENGSRKGGNENYPPDEEQEEGSREIKRVAGAGAATTTDLSIVNGGGGAGANRLRGWHHSSRIIRVSRASGGKDRHSKVWTSKGLRDRRVRLSVTTAIHFYDLQDRLGFDQPSKAVEWLINAASEAIAELPSLNGSFPDTPKQLSDEKRGSVGTNTGGGEQGFDSAEVEMDGINYHHHQHLQLDQQNQNQNQNQPLSKSACSSTSETSKGSGLSLSRSDIRVNRVKARERARERAAKEKEKENESRIVVHHNDNPNNNNNLNSISQNSTFTELLTAGMSNNSNNNNNNNNNSSSPNTQQNPGAHMDYFASGLLGLSSSSSSVSRTQQQHHHNQSSSGFSGQIINLGNSLQQQHNMSMSMFGDHNHNHHHHHQQQQQQHNGDQNNQSHHQSTVVLQPPQHFSFVPEQHLIPVVAASAATSSQPNGGGNGGGGGVVDYNLNFSISSSGGLAGFNRGTLQSNSPSLLPHFQRFSPIDGTNNLPFFIGAAPPAPAQAQAAAPSMENQHQHQHQHHHNHNHHHQFPTGFVDGRLQLCYGDGNRHNSDHHHNHNSHHQHQQQQHKGKGKN encoded by the coding sequence ATGGAGGTGGAGGAGATTCAAGCTCAAGCCTTAAAGTACTCGAGGATTAATGAAAATGGCAGTAGGAAAGGGGGAAACGAAAATTACCCACCTGatgaagaacaagaagaagggaGTCGAGAGATCAAAAGGGTTGCCGGTGCCGGAGCTGCTACTACTACTGACCTATCTATCGTTAACGGCGGCGGAGGAGCTGGAGCCAATCGGCTTCGAGGGTGGCACCATTCTTCAAGAATTATTAGGGTTTCGAGAGCTTCAGGTGGTAAAGATCGGCACAGTAAAGTATGGACATCGAAAGGGTTAAGAGACCGGCGAGTTAGGTTATCGGTAACGACGGCGATTCATTTCTACGACCTTCAAGATCGATTGGGTTTCGATCAACCCAGTAAAGCTGTTGAATGGTTAATCAATGCGGCTTCGGAAGCCATTGCTGAGCTTCCTTCTCTCAACGGCTCTTTTCCCGATACTCCTAAACAGCTTAGCGATGAGAAGAGGGGTAGTGTTGGAACCAACACCGGCGGCGGAGAACAAGGGTTTGATTCAGCTGAGGTTGAAATGGACGGTATCAATTACCATCATCATCAACATCTTCAATTAGATcagcaaaatcaaaatcaaaaccaAAATCAGCCTTTGTCTAAATCAGCTTGTAGTAGTACATCGGAGACTAGTAAAGGCTCCGGCTTGTCTCTTTCCCGGTCCGATATTCGGGTTAACCGAGTTAAGGCCAGGGAGAGAGCTAGAGAGAGAGCCgctaaagagaaagagaaagagaatgaGTCAAGAATTGTTGTTCACCACAACGACAAccccaacaacaacaacaatctcAATTCCATTTCTCAAAATTCAACCTTTACTGAGCTTCTCACAGCTGGAATGAgtaacaacagcaacaacaacaacaacaacaacaacaacagttCTAGTCCCAATACCCAACAAAACCCAGGTGCTCATATGGATTACTTTGCATCAGGGCTACTTGGgttatcttcttcttcatcatctgtTTCAAGaacacaacaacaacatcaTCATAACCAGTCTTCTTCTGGGTTTTCTGGGCAAATAATCAATCTTGGTAACTCATTACAACAGCAGCATAATATGTCAATGTCTATGTTTGGTGATCACAAtcataatcatcatcatcatcatcaacaacaacaacaacaacataatGGTGATCAGAATAATCAGAGTCATCATCAGAGTACAGTAGTACTGCAACCACCACAACATTTCTCATTTGTTCCTGAACAACATCTCATTCCGGTGGTTGCTGCTTCTGCTGCCACGTCATCCCAACCCAACGGCGGAGGCAATGGTGGTGGGggtggggttgttgattacaacCTCAACTTCTCTATCTCTTCATCCGGAGGCCTTGCTGGTTTCAATAGGGGGACCCTTCAGTCCAATTCACCGTCTCTTTTGCCTCATTTTCAGAGGTTTTCTCCCATAGACGGAACAAACAATCTACCCTTCTTTATAGGAGCAGCACCTCCCGCTCCGGCTCAGGCTCAGGCAGCTGCTCCTTCCATGGAGAATCAACACCAACACCAACATCAACATCACCACAACCACAACCACCATCATCAATTCCCAACTGGGTTTGTTGATGGCCGATTGCAACTCTGTTACGGCGATGGAAACCGCCATAATTCTGACCACCACCACAACCACAACAGCCACCACCAGCATCAGCAGCAGCAgcacaaaggaaaaggaaagaaCTGA